Within Actinosynnema pretiosum, the genomic segment ACCGCCGCCAACCAGCGTCCAACGCTGGGACTCCCCTGCCGGTGACCGCTCACCTCCACCGCCCCCTCTCCCGGCAGGAAGCATCGCGCCTCGTCCTGCTCACACCCGCCGCTCCCCCGCCACCAGTCGCCACCTGCCGCCCGCCACCTGCCCGAACCACCCCCACCTCCCCCGTTCGGGTAACCAACTGGGCCGAATTGTCGGTCCCGTGCGGTAGTAAAGGTGGCGTGGACGTACTCGCTGCTCAGGAAGCCTTCTTCCAGGCCCGCAGGCCCAGGAAGGATTCGCCGCACACCACCGCCGCGTACCGGCGCGACCTCGCCGGGGTCAACGCGCTGCTGGGCGAGGTGGTCGGGCGCGAGGTGGGTGAGCTTCGGGTGGAGGACCTGACCGGGGCGCACCTGCGGTCGGCGTTCGGGGTGTTCGCTGACTCGCACGCCAAGAGCTCGGTGCTGCGGGCCTGGTCCACCTGGAACCAGTTCCTGACGTTCCTGGTCGCCGAGGACCTGGTGCCCGGCAACCCGATGGGCGCCGTGGCGCGCCCCAAGACGCCGCCGCTGGTGCCGAAGCCGCTGCGCGGGGAGGACACGCCGGAGCGGTTGCTGGCGGCTGCCGCGGAGGGGGCGCGGAAGGCGCGGGACCCGTGGCCGGAGCGGGACGTGCTGGTGCTGGCGCTGGGGCTGGTGGCGGGGTTGCGGTCGGTGGAGATGCGGACGTTGACGCTGGCGTCGGTGGTGGGGCGGTCCGGGGAGCGGCGGCTGCACGTGCTGGGCAAGGGCAACCGGGACCGGTCGGTGCCGATCGAGCCCGCGATGGAGCGGGTGGTGGACGAGTACCTGGCGTCGTGCCGCAAGCGGTTCCCGCAGGGGCGGTTCGACCGGGGTTCGGCGTTGCTGCGGGACCGGCACGGGGAGCCGATCGGGCGGGGTGGGTTGGAGTACCTGGTGCGGTCGTGCTTCCGGTGGGCGGGGTTGCACGACCGGGTGCCGTCGGGGGCGAACCTGCACGCGTTGCGGCACACGTTCGCGACGCGGTTGGCGGAGGACGGGGCGACGGCGTCGGAGATCATGGCGTTGCTGGGGCACGCGTCGTTGGCGACGAGCCAGAACTACATCGAGGCGACGGCGCGGGAGCAGCGGTCGGCGGTGGCGGGGAACCGGACGTACGCGTCGTTGTCGCGGTTGCCGGGTGGTGGGGCTTAGCGCTCCCCGGCGGGTTCTGCGCGAGCAGTGCGGCGGGTGCGCTTCGCCGAGCAGCGGCGGGGTGTCGGCCGGGTTGGTGGCTCCGGTTCTTCGACTACTTGTGAGCGGGTGTGCGCGTGGAGTACGTGTCCAGGGTGCCACGTCCGCCGTTGGACGGGCTGGTCGACGATCTCTACTACCTGGAGGGGGCGGCGCCGTACGCCCGGTTGCTGTTGCCGCCGGGGCCGTCGGCGCTGCTGGTGGTCAACCTGGGGGCGCCGTTCCGCGTCCGGTCCGGGGTCGACGTGGCGGCGGGTGGGTTCGTCGACGGGTGCGTGGTGGCGATGCGCACCCGTGCGCTGGAGTTCGGCTACCCGCCCCTGACCCGGTCGGTCGGCGCGCACCTCAAACCGTGGGGGTTGGCGCCGTTCGCGCCGATGCCGGTGGCGGAGCTGTGCGACCGGCCGGTGGAGGTGGAGCAGCTGTGGGGGCGGCGTGCGGTCGACGAGCTGCGGGGGCGGTTGGCCGCGGCGGCGAACCCGCGGGCGGTGCTGGCGCTGTTCGAGGAGGAGCTGGTGCGGCGGTTGCGCGAGCCCTCCGGTCTGGGGTTGGTGCGCGGTGCGGGTGGGGTCATCGCGGCGGCCGGCGGGGTGGTGGGGATCGGTGGTCTGAGCGAGGCGGCGGGGGTGAGCGGGGCGCACCTGGCGCGGCGGTTCAAGGCGGTCGTGGGGGTCGCACCGAAGCGGTTGGCCCGCACCTACCGGTTCACCTCCGCGGTGTTCGGGATCGATCCGGCGGGGCCGGTGGACTGGGGTGCTCTGGCCTGCGCGGCCGGGTACTTCGACCAGGCCCACTTCGTGCGCGAGTTCCGCGAGTTCACGGGGTTGACGCCGACGGGGTACCTGGAGGTGCGGCGGCGGTTCCTGCGGGAGAACCCCGGTCACGTGCTGGAGGGCTGGTCGTTGCCCGTGGGTTGATTTCGTACAAGAGCGGTGGTGCGCGGCTCGCTAGCTTCGGGGTCTTCCGGAGTGGAGGAGGGCCGTGTGGGCAAGGTGGTCGTGTACAGCTCGGTGTCGGTGGACGGTTTCATCGCGGACGGGGAGGACCGGCCGGGGCCGTTGTTCGACTGGTTGACCGGTGGTGACGTGCCGTTGGACGACAGCGGTGCGCTGGCGGTGTCGCGGGCGTCGTACGAGCACACGCGGCCGTACTGGGACTCGATCGGGGTGACGGTCGTGGGGCGGCGCGTGTTCGACCTGGCGGACGGGTGGGGCGGGGTTCCGCCGAGCGGGGTGGGGCACGTGGTCGTGGTGACGCACCGGCCCGCGCCAGAGGGGTGGGACGCGGGGGCGCCGTTCCACTTCGTGGCGGGTGTGGGGGCGGCGGTGGCCAGGGCTCGGGAGTTGGCGGGTGAGCGGGTCGTGGAGGTGGCCGCCGGGGACGTGGGTGGGCAGGTGTTCGCGGCGGGGTTGGTGGACGAGGTGCGGATGGACGTGGTGCCCGTGGTGCTGGGGTCGGGCAGGCGCTACTTCGGGTCGGTCGACGCGCAGCACCTGTTGGAGGGGCCTGACGTGGTGGTGCGGGGTGATCGGGTGCTGCACCTGTGCTACCGGGTGCGTCGGTGAGGTGACCGGTCGTGCGGGCGGTGCTCCTCCCCCTGGCTCGGGGCGGGGCCCACCGCACCCCTGCGGCGGGCCCCGCGTCCGGTCAGGCGAGCAGGTAGGAGGTGGCGAAGCCGCTCGTGCTGCACACGTTCAGCTGGCTGAGGGTGCGGGTGTAGGT encodes:
- a CDS encoding tyrosine-type recombinase/integrase: MDVLAAQEAFFQARRPRKDSPHTTAAYRRDLAGVNALLGEVVGREVGELRVEDLTGAHLRSAFGVFADSHAKSSVLRAWSTWNQFLTFLVAEDLVPGNPMGAVARPKTPPLVPKPLRGEDTPERLLAAAAEGARKARDPWPERDVLVLALGLVAGLRSVEMRTLTLASVVGRSGERRLHVLGKGNRDRSVPIEPAMERVVDEYLASCRKRFPQGRFDRGSALLRDRHGEPIGRGGLEYLVRSCFRWAGLHDRVPSGANLHALRHTFATRLAEDGATASEIMALLGHASLATSQNYIEATAREQRSAVAGNRTYASLSRLPGGGA
- a CDS encoding AraC family transcriptional regulator, with the protein product MRVEYVSRVPRPPLDGLVDDLYYLEGAAPYARLLLPPGPSALLVVNLGAPFRVRSGVDVAAGGFVDGCVVAMRTRALEFGYPPLTRSVGAHLKPWGLAPFAPMPVAELCDRPVEVEQLWGRRAVDELRGRLAAAANPRAVLALFEEELVRRLREPSGLGLVRGAGGVIAAAGGVVGIGGLSEAAGVSGAHLARRFKAVVGVAPKRLARTYRFTSAVFGIDPAGPVDWGALACAAGYFDQAHFVREFREFTGLTPTGYLEVRRRFLRENPGHVLEGWSLPVG
- a CDS encoding dihydrofolate reductase family protein produces the protein MGKVVVYSSVSVDGFIADGEDRPGPLFDWLTGGDVPLDDSGALAVSRASYEHTRPYWDSIGVTVVGRRVFDLADGWGGVPPSGVGHVVVVTHRPAPEGWDAGAPFHFVAGVGAAVARARELAGERVVEVAAGDVGGQVFAAGLVDEVRMDVVPVVLGSGRRYFGSVDAQHLLEGPDVVVRGDRVLHLCYRVRR